In Nitrosococcus oceani ATCC 19707, the following proteins share a genomic window:
- a CDS encoding GldG family protein yields MRVTRKTHWQIRLQNLFFILLFLTIVGLIAVLSLRYNYQADWTSSGRNTLSQASQSLLEQLEGPVTIISFAQEPHSKQQITQLVERYQQHKPDLELKYINPEMAPAQVRELEVTLETDLVIKKDGRQEKLRNLSEEGLTNALNRVARSGETKVVFLTGHGERDPHGHTGFDLENFTQYLETKGFHIQLLNLATQSQIPDNIQCLVIASPQADLLPGEVELIQTYVKKGGHLLWLAEPGPLHGLEPLAKDLGITILPGTIIDPSARLLLGRGSITFALVPEYDDHAITEHLTSVTLFPRAAALESTKKSGWRTQAVLATLARTWVESSGLEEKIEFDQGKDTVGPFTIGFALNREPPPSKETAASEEQNASETRTQRIVVIGDGDFLSNAYLGGGANLDLGLNLINWLTHEDRFIAIPARTRPDTTLQLSSTASWAIGLGFLLVLPATLLSLGLFIWWRRRQR; encoded by the coding sequence ATGCGCGTCACTCGAAAAACTCACTGGCAAATCAGATTACAAAATCTTTTTTTCATCCTCTTATTCCTTACTATTGTGGGCCTGATTGCTGTCCTTAGCCTACGGTATAACTACCAGGCCGACTGGACCTCTAGCGGTCGTAATACCCTCTCTCAGGCAAGTCAATCGCTTCTGGAGCAACTTGAAGGACCGGTTACCATTATCAGTTTTGCTCAAGAACCCCATTCCAAGCAGCAAATTACCCAACTAGTTGAACGCTATCAGCAGCACAAACCGGATCTAGAATTAAAGTACATCAACCCAGAAATGGCGCCTGCTCAAGTCCGGGAGCTGGAGGTTACCCTTGAAACGGATCTAGTGATTAAAAAAGATGGCCGACAGGAAAAACTGCGGAATCTGTCTGAGGAAGGCTTGACTAATGCCCTAAATCGGGTTGCTCGCAGCGGCGAGACAAAAGTTGTCTTCCTGACGGGTCACGGCGAGCGGGATCCCCATGGCCATACTGGTTTTGATCTCGAAAATTTTACCCAATACCTGGAAACCAAAGGGTTTCACATTCAGTTATTAAATCTAGCAACTCAATCTCAAATTCCAGATAATATCCAGTGCTTAGTCATTGCCAGCCCCCAGGCTGATCTCTTGCCGGGCGAGGTAGAACTTATCCAGACCTATGTTAAAAAGGGTGGCCACCTACTCTGGCTAGCCGAACCCGGGCCTTTACATGGATTAGAACCGCTGGCGAAGGATCTCGGTATCACGATACTACCGGGGACCATCATCGACCCTAGCGCTCGGCTATTACTTGGCCGTGGCAGCATTACCTTCGCCCTAGTCCCGGAATACGATGATCACGCCATTACCGAACACCTCACATCGGTTACTTTATTTCCCCGGGCGGCTGCGCTGGAGAGTACAAAAAAGAGCGGCTGGAGAACTCAAGCGGTACTTGCTACCTTGGCAAGGACCTGGGTAGAAAGTTCCGGGTTGGAAGAAAAAATCGAATTTGATCAAGGAAAAGATACTGTCGGACCTTTTACCATTGGCTTCGCTCTAAATCGAGAGCCGCCTCCCTCCAAGGAGACGGCGGCCAGTGAAGAACAAAACGCATCTGAGACCCGTACCCAGCGCATAGTCGTTATCGGCGATGGGGATTTTCTCTCCAACGCTTACCTTGGTGGGGGAGCTAATCTGGATTTGGGCCTTAATCTTATTAACTGGCTTACCCATGAAGACCGCTTTATCGCCATTCCAGCACGGACGCGCCCCGATACCACTCTCCAGCTTTCTTCCACAGCTTCTTGGGCAATCGGTCTAGGATTTTTACTGGTATTACCCGCGACATTACTAAGCCTTGGGTTATTCATCTGGTGGCGGCGGCGCCAACGTTAA
- a CDS encoding ABC transporter permease subunit, translated as MMVLTLALHELRRLFLSPLAWATLAVTQILFGYMFFTQVAYFLQFQPRLMGLPEAPGITEIVALPLFQNAAVIMLLIVPLMTMRLVADERRGRTLALLFSAPLSMTEIVIGKYLGTLAFFIIMTLLLVLMPLSLLLGGTLDFGLLAAGLLGLGLLIASFTAIGLFLSSLTQQTTVAAIGSFGVLLLLWIIDWAGNSGILKEGGEELFSYLSLFRHYQTLLEGQFNSSDIIYYLLIITTFLVLSIRRLDADRLPH; from the coding sequence ATGATGGTTCTTACCTTAGCGCTACACGAACTACGCCGTTTGTTTCTCTCACCCTTAGCTTGGGCCACTTTAGCTGTTACCCAAATTCTTTTTGGTTATATGTTTTTCACCCAAGTTGCCTATTTTCTGCAGTTCCAACCCCGCCTTATGGGCCTTCCCGAAGCGCCTGGGATCACCGAAATCGTAGCTCTCCCCCTATTTCAAAATGCCGCCGTAATTATGCTCTTGATAGTCCCCCTGATGACCATGCGCCTGGTGGCCGATGAAAGGCGTGGCCGTACTCTCGCCTTATTATTCTCAGCTCCTCTCTCTATGACCGAAATTGTGATCGGTAAGTACCTAGGTACACTGGCTTTCTTTATTATCATGACTCTCTTGCTTGTTTTGATGCCCCTTTCCCTACTCCTAGGGGGCACCCTGGATTTTGGGCTCTTGGCGGCGGGATTGCTCGGGTTGGGGCTACTGATTGCTAGTTTTACCGCCATTGGGTTATTTCTTTCCTCCCTAACCCAACAGACTACGGTAGCGGCTATTGGCTCCTTTGGCGTACTACTGTTACTCTGGATTATCGATTGGGCCGGCAATAGCGGTATTTTAAAAGAAGGGGGTGAGGAGTTATTCAGCTATCTCTCCCTGTTTCGGCACTACCAAACCTTACTAGAAGGTCAGTTCAATAGCAGTGATATTATTTATTACCTATTGATTATAACTACCTTTTTAGTACTGAGTATCCGCCGGCTCGATGCTGACCGGCTACCTCATTAA
- the rpmB gene encoding 50S ribosomal protein L28, with amino-acid sequence MSKVCQVTGKRPASGNNVSHAHNKTRRRFLPNLHTHRFWVEGENRWVKLKVSGKGLRMIDKLGIDQVLADMRTRGEKI; translated from the coding sequence ATGTCCAAAGTATGTCAGGTAACGGGCAAACGCCCTGCGAGCGGTAATAATGTTTCCCATGCCCATAACAAAACTAGGCGCCGGTTTCTGCCTAACCTCCATACCCATCGGTTCTGGGTTGAAGGCGAAAATCGTTGGGTAAAACTTAAAGTGAGTGGCAAAGGACTCCGTATGATCGATAAACTAGGTATCGATCAAGTCTTGGCAGATATGCGAACCCGGGGCGAAAAAATATAA
- the mutM gene encoding bifunctional DNA-formamidopyrimidine glycosylase/DNA-(apurinic or apyrimidinic site) lyase, translating into MPELPEVETVRRGIEPHLVGRQIHTVIVRESRLRWPIPLSLTQNLIGQSFLAVGRRGKYLLLSCTQGTIILHLGMSGSLRLVTTNTPHGKHDHLDIVLNNGRCLRFNDPRRFGSVSWTQANPLHHPLLEILGPEPLESLFDGHYLFKHSRHRRTSVKAFIMNHRIVAGVGNIYANEALFLAGIHPRRSASRIGLARYQRLAETTKTVLYNAIQAGGTTLRNFLTSDGKPGYFANQLQIYGRSAHPCPICGTPIRLERIGQRASYYCTQCQH; encoded by the coding sequence GTGCCCGAACTGCCAGAGGTCGAAACCGTTCGTCGTGGCATCGAGCCGCACCTAGTAGGCCGCCAAATACATACGGTTATTGTCCGAGAATCGCGTCTACGCTGGCCAATTCCGCTCTCCTTAACCCAGAATCTTATTGGCCAGTCCTTTCTTGCTGTAGGACGCCGTGGCAAATACCTCCTTTTAAGTTGTACTCAGGGTACGATTATTCTTCACCTCGGTATGTCTGGCAGTCTACGTCTGGTCACTACTAATACACCACATGGAAAGCATGATCATCTTGATATCGTATTGAATAATGGCCGCTGTTTGCGTTTCAATGATCCCCGCCGATTTGGATCAGTATCCTGGACTCAGGCAAACCCCCTGCATCACCCCCTGCTGGAGATACTTGGTCCAGAACCCTTAGAATCCCTGTTTGATGGACATTATCTTTTTAAACACTCCCGTCATAGGCGAACCTCGGTTAAAGCCTTTATCATGAACCACCGAATAGTCGCCGGAGTTGGAAATATTTATGCCAACGAGGCGCTGTTTCTGGCAGGAATTCACCCTCGGCGATCTGCTAGCCGCATCGGTTTAGCCCGTTACCAACGGCTAGCAGAAACCACTAAAACAGTGCTATACAACGCAATTCAGGCGGGGGGAACCACATTGCGGAATTTTTTAACTAGCGATGGCAAACCCGGCTATTTCGCTAACCAGCTCCAAATCTATGGCCGTAGCGCTCATCCTTGTCCGATTTGTGGAACTCCTATTCGCCTCGAACGCATCGGCCAACGGGCAAGCTATTACTGCACCCAATGCCAGCATTGA
- a CDS encoding ABC transporter ATP-binding protein gives MTQDILIRAEQLYRYYSGHCAVKNVSFDVRRGEILGFLGPNGAGKTTTMQILAGSLAPSSGQVRINDFDLLDKPKQAKQGLGYLPETPPLYRELTVTEYLAFCARLNRIPRNQQAGAIASAINRCGLKKVSKRLIGNLSKGYQQRVGIAQAIIHSPSVIILDEPTVGLDPIQIREIRELIRELAQKHSVILSTHILPEVQAICDRVQIINQGELVLTDTIAGLSQRMEATSILVRFDAPPTTEALMSIKGVTSVEREEDGRFRLRYQPDKQDPVEELVRRTVDKGWHLRELTPERRTLEEIFVAITQTETSQEPVLL, from the coding sequence ATGACGCAAGATATTCTAATACGCGCGGAACAACTATACCGATATTACAGTGGGCACTGCGCTGTTAAAAACGTTAGCTTCGATGTTCGGAGGGGCGAGATATTGGGCTTTCTCGGTCCTAACGGTGCCGGGAAAACAACTACCATGCAAATCTTAGCAGGCAGCTTAGCGCCAAGTTCCGGGCAAGTGCGGATCAATGATTTCGACTTGTTAGATAAACCCAAGCAGGCCAAACAAGGTCTCGGCTACTTACCCGAAACTCCCCCGCTTTATCGGGAACTTACTGTGACGGAATATCTTGCTTTCTGCGCCCGCCTCAACCGTATACCCAGAAACCAGCAGGCAGGCGCCATTGCCTCGGCTATCAATCGCTGCGGTTTAAAAAAAGTAAGCAAACGGCTGATTGGAAATCTTTCCAAGGGCTACCAGCAGCGAGTAGGAATTGCGCAAGCTATCATTCATTCTCCCTCTGTGATTATCCTGGATGAGCCTACAGTAGGTTTAGATCCCATCCAAATTCGAGAGATTCGCGAACTTATTCGTGAGCTGGCCCAAAAACATAGCGTCATCCTTTCCACCCACATCCTGCCGGAAGTTCAGGCTATCTGTGATCGGGTCCAGATTATTAACCAGGGAGAATTAGTGCTTACCGATACCATCGCGGGGCTCAGCCAGCGGATGGAGGCCACCAGTATCTTGGTAAGGTTTGACGCCCCCCCCACAACCGAGGCGCTAATGTCTATAAAGGGCGTGACAAGTGTAGAAAGAGAGGAAGACGGACGATTCCGTCTTCGTTATCAACCTGATAAGCAAGATCCAGTGGAAGAACTGGTTCGCCGCACCGTTGATAAAGGCTGGCATCTGCGGGAACTCACTCCGGAGCGGCGCACCCTAGAAGAAATTTTCGTCGCCATTACCCAGACGGAAACTTCCCAGGAGCCGGTGCTACTATGA
- a CDS encoding endonuclease/exonuclease/phosphatase family protein — translation MPDLALHSSSASSAQRRSLRLLSYNIQAGVITTRYHHYLTRSWKHILPDARRHQTLTSIAQVISDFDIVGLQEADSGSLRTGFVNQAKLLAELCDFPYFHQQATRRFANIAQQSNALLSRIQPSYLRTYRLPGLVPGRGAILAHFGNPKNPLIVLLIHLALGRRSRTQQLDFISSLVHNHPYVVVMGDLNCQLHSPELRALLRKTGLKAPVTKIATYPSWRPKRHIDHILVSPSLEVIQVGALAHAVSDHLPLATEILVPAEIGLWDNKTSGLPAKSIPKSEQKVAWM, via the coding sequence ATGCCTGACTTAGCCCTTCATTCATCATCGGCTTCTTCTGCTCAGAGGCGTAGCTTACGTTTGTTAAGCTATAATATCCAAGCAGGTGTTATCACTACCCGTTATCATCATTATCTTACCCGAAGCTGGAAACATATTCTGCCCGATGCGCGCCGCCATCAAACCCTAACCAGTATCGCCCAAGTAATATCGGATTTTGATATTGTGGGGTTGCAAGAAGCAGATAGTGGTAGCCTGCGTACTGGCTTTGTGAACCAAGCAAAACTACTTGCAGAACTTTGCGATTTTCCCTACTTCCACCAGCAAGCCACGCGCCGCTTTGCTAATATCGCTCAGCAAAGCAACGCCCTCCTTAGCCGAATACAACCAAGCTATCTTCGTACCTACCGGCTGCCAGGTCTAGTACCCGGACGAGGGGCTATCTTGGCCCACTTTGGCAATCCCAAAAATCCCCTAATCGTCCTTCTGATCCACCTTGCTCTAGGCCGCCGCTCGCGAACCCAGCAGCTAGATTTCATCAGTAGTTTAGTCCACAATCATCCCTATGTCGTGGTCATGGGGGATTTAAATTGCCAGCTTCACAGCCCGGAGCTGCGCGCCTTATTGCGGAAAACTGGACTGAAGGCACCGGTCACTAAAATCGCAACCTATCCTAGCTGGCGCCCAAAACGACATATCGATCATATCTTAGTGAGCCCCTCATTGGAGGTCATTCAAGTGGGTGCGCTAGCCCATGCTGTCTCTGATCACCTTCCATTAGCCACAGAAATTCTGGTTCCAGCGGAAATAGGGTTATGGGATAATAAAACCTCCGGGCTGCCCGCCAAAAGCATCCCGAAATCTGAGCAAAAAGTTGCCTGGATGTAA
- the tviB gene encoding Vi polysaccharide biosynthesis UDP-N-acetylglucosamine C-6 dehydrogenase TviB translates to MLTLKEIRVGILGLGYVGLPLAVEFGKKFPTMGFDINPRRIAELKEGRDSTLEVEPELLAATTQLQYTHQAQDLIDCNVYIITVPTPIDEYKRPDLRPLESASHTVGKVLKRGNIAIFESTVYPGATEEICVPILERESGLTYNQEFFAGYSPERINPGDKQHRVASICKVISASTVEATELVDEIYASIITAGTHKANSIRVAEAAKVIENTQRDVNIALINELAMLFNQLGIDTQEVLEAAATKWNFLPFRPGLVGGHCIGIDPYYLTHKAQAIGFQPEMILAGRRVNDGMGSYVASQIVKLMTQRRIHVVDSRILILGLAFKENCPDLRNTRVMDIIAELKNYHAQIDIYDPWIDAKEARQEHGITLVTDLRDGYYDAIIVAVAHRQFAELKAAGIRALGKPRSILYDVKHLLPKEAVDGRL, encoded by the coding sequence GTGCTAACATTAAAAGAGATACGAGTCGGAATTCTCGGGCTAGGTTATGTGGGGCTCCCCCTGGCGGTGGAATTTGGCAAAAAGTTTCCCACCATGGGGTTTGATATCAATCCAAGGCGTATTGCGGAGCTAAAGGAGGGACGTGACAGTACCCTGGAAGTAGAACCTGAATTATTGGCAGCAACCACTCAGCTCCAATATACCCACCAGGCACAAGATTTAATTGATTGCAATGTCTACATTATCACTGTTCCTACGCCGATTGACGAATATAAACGCCCCGATCTCCGCCCCTTGGAAAGTGCAAGCCATACGGTAGGCAAAGTGCTCAAACGGGGGAATATCGCCATTTTTGAATCTACCGTTTATCCAGGAGCTACCGAAGAAATTTGTGTTCCTATTCTGGAACGTGAATCAGGACTTACCTATAACCAAGAATTTTTTGCAGGTTATAGCCCCGAACGAATCAATCCAGGAGACAAGCAACATCGGGTGGCTTCTATCTGCAAAGTCATATCAGCCTCGACGGTTGAGGCCACAGAATTAGTGGATGAGATCTATGCCAGTATTATTACTGCAGGCACCCATAAAGCGAACAGCATCCGTGTTGCTGAAGCGGCCAAAGTAATTGAAAATACCCAGCGGGATGTCAATATTGCCCTAATCAATGAATTAGCAATGCTCTTTAACCAACTTGGTATTGATACCCAGGAGGTCCTGGAAGCAGCAGCGACCAAGTGGAATTTCTTGCCATTTCGCCCCGGACTGGTTGGCGGGCACTGTATTGGTATCGATCCATATTACCTCACTCACAAGGCGCAAGCCATCGGCTTCCAACCTGAAATGATCCTCGCCGGCCGCCGAGTCAACGATGGCATGGGAAGCTACGTTGCTAGTCAAATAGTTAAACTCATGACCCAACGCCGCATCCACGTGGTGGATAGCAGGATATTGATTCTAGGGCTCGCTTTCAAGGAAAACTGCCCCGATTTACGGAATACTCGGGTGATGGATATTATCGCCGAACTTAAAAACTACCATGCTCAAATTGATATTTACGATCCTTGGATAGACGCTAAGGAGGCTAGGCAAGAACATGGAATCACTCTTGTCACTGATTTAAGAGACGGTTATTACGATGCCATCATCGTGGCGGTAGCTCACCGGCAATTCGCTGAGTTAAAGGCCGCGGGTATTCGCGCCTTAGGGAAGCCAAGAAGCATTCTCTATGACGTCAAACATCTTCTCCCTAAGGAGGCGGTAGATGGTCGCCTTTAA
- a CDS encoding DUF4340 domain-containing protein, which translates to MNTRTLLNFTLLAIAGLLAWVVFYEPGTAPEPASLPLTSINAERIQTIRVVHKSRQEIRLEQKQGNWFVTAPIQAPANTSMVETLLSIAKTPSHSHYPVQDMNLGNLNLEPPEAHLYLDDLALAFGTTEPLHQRRYVLVKDMVHLISGNAFQAVASGAADFVDPALLPGDYAITELRLPQVMIEAGNPKVSPKRTIVLRRTQETWSAEGANSKPASEAIAKLVKAWQQHTAQQVELKGNRATLVTIEVQREGAPPIHLELLAALPRLILARSDFGVEYHLSISAWNTLFQLPRN; encoded by the coding sequence ATGAACACACGCACCTTGCTTAATTTTACCCTCCTGGCTATTGCCGGACTCCTGGCTTGGGTTGTTTTTTATGAGCCGGGGACTGCCCCTGAACCCGCTTCACTCCCACTCACGTCCATCAATGCTGAACGCATCCAGACAATCCGTGTGGTCCATAAGTCCCGCCAAGAGATCCGGCTGGAGCAAAAGCAGGGAAATTGGTTCGTTACGGCTCCTATCCAAGCACCGGCTAACACATCTATGGTCGAAACACTGCTAAGTATCGCAAAAACTCCAAGCCATAGCCACTACCCGGTTCAAGATATGAACCTTGGCAACTTAAATTTAGAACCTCCTGAAGCCCACTTATACCTAGATGACCTAGCACTCGCCTTTGGCACCACGGAACCGCTACACCAACGCCGCTATGTTTTGGTGAAAGATATGGTTCATCTCATTAGCGGCAACGCTTTTCAGGCCGTTGCTTCGGGCGCCGCCGATTTTGTCGATCCAGCCTTGCTTCCCGGCGACTACGCCATCACCGAACTGCGGCTCCCCCAGGTCATGATCGAGGCGGGTAATCCAAAGGTCAGCCCTAAACGCACCATTGTGCTACGCCGAACTCAAGAGACCTGGAGCGCCGAAGGCGCCAATAGCAAGCCGGCCAGCGAAGCAATTGCAAAGCTAGTCAAAGCCTGGCAACAACATACCGCCCAACAAGTCGAGCTGAAAGGAAACAGGGCAACACTGGTTACTATTGAGGTACAACGGGAAGGAGCTCCCCCTATTCACCTTGAGCTTCTTGCGGCCCTACCCCGTTTAATATTGGCCCGATCAGATTTTGGAGTCGAATACCATTTATCCATCTCCGCCTGGAATACCCTATTTCAGTTGCCCCGAAACTGA
- a CDS encoding NAD-dependent epimerase — protein sequence MKIMVTGSAGFIGAALTEKLLKRGDEVIGVDNLNDYYDVNLKRARLARFQTNPAFTEVPIGLENREALRAIFAKYRPQRVVNLAAQAGVRYSLENPYAYMDSNLYGFLNILENCRHYQVEHLVFASSSSVYGANTKMPYAVQDNVDHPLSLYAASKKANELMAHTYSHLYRLPTTGLRFFTVYGPWGRPDMALFKFTRNILAGKPIEVYNYGHHQRDFTYIDDIVEGVTRTLDRLPAPNANWNGATPEPNTSSAPYRIYNIGNHQPVELGKFIKILEECLGREAKKNLLPLQPGDVPATYADVDDLIQDMEFYPATPIEEGIARFVAWYKNYHKVR from the coding sequence ATGAAAATTATGGTGACGGGAAGCGCCGGCTTTATCGGCGCGGCATTGACCGAGAAACTGCTAAAGCGCGGCGATGAGGTCATTGGCGTTGATAATCTCAATGATTATTACGATGTCAATCTGAAACGGGCCCGGCTGGCCCGCTTTCAAACTAACCCCGCCTTTACCGAAGTGCCTATTGGGCTGGAGAATCGCGAAGCTTTGCGGGCTATATTTGCTAAATATCGGCCCCAACGGGTAGTTAATCTAGCGGCTCAAGCTGGCGTTCGTTACTCCCTGGAAAACCCCTATGCCTATATGGATAGCAATCTATATGGCTTCCTGAACATCCTAGAGAACTGCCGCCATTACCAGGTAGAACACCTCGTTTTTGCCTCCAGCAGCTCCGTTTATGGCGCTAACACTAAAATGCCCTACGCAGTCCAAGATAATGTGGATCATCCCTTGAGTTTGTACGCGGCTTCGAAAAAGGCTAATGAATTAATGGCCCATACTTATAGCCACCTTTATCGGCTTCCAACGACCGGATTGCGTTTTTTCACCGTCTATGGCCCTTGGGGACGGCCGGACATGGCTCTCTTTAAGTTTACCCGTAATATCCTGGCGGGTAAACCTATCGAGGTCTATAATTACGGCCATCATCAACGGGACTTTACCTATATTGACGATATCGTAGAGGGAGTGACTCGTACCCTAGATCGGCTTCCGGCACCTAACGCCAACTGGAATGGGGCAACCCCTGAGCCAAATACGAGCTCCGCACCCTACCGAATTTACAATATAGGCAATCATCAGCCTGTAGAACTCGGTAAGTTTATCAAGATATTAGAAGAATGCCTGGGCCGCGAAGCAAAAAAGAATTTACTTCCCCTACAGCCTGGGGATGTCCCTGCCACCTACGCGGATGTGGATGATTTAATCCAGGACATGGAGTTCTACCCTGCTACACCTATCGAGGAGGGGATCGCCCGCTTCGTAGCCTGGTATAAAAATTACCATAAGGTAAGATAA
- a CDS encoding DesA family fatty acid desaturase: MFSGVLELSFWGYFAVTLVLTHLTIISVTVYLHRHQAHRALELHPAVSHCFRFWLWLTTGIVTKEWAAVHRKHHAKCETAEDPHSPRTVGIHKVLWQGASLYREAARDPQVTEKYGHGTPDDWLERNLYTKHSYAGIVLMLFINLGLFGVAGLVIWAVQMHWIPFFAAGVINGLGHYWGYRNYEVADASTNLLPWGILIGGEELHNNHHAYGSSAKLSSKWYEFDIGWLYIRVLAALKLARVKKVAPKLLIQPGKQWVDVDTLRAVVAHRFRLLTAYGREVMAPVLQEEAAHFSGNALYRRARNWLLRHEALMDAKAQQELSAMLKDNQRLETVYRFRQQLQALWSQAWSSQEALLYALQEWCRQAEESGIKALQDFALSLRGYSLQQV, encoded by the coding sequence ATGTTTTCTGGAGTTTTAGAATTGTCCTTTTGGGGCTATTTTGCGGTCACGCTGGTCCTGACCCACCTGACCATCATCAGTGTGACGGTTTATCTTCACCGCCACCAGGCTCACCGGGCGCTGGAGTTGCATCCGGCGGTGAGCCACTGCTTTCGTTTCTGGCTATGGCTGACCACCGGGATAGTGACCAAGGAATGGGCGGCGGTGCACCGTAAACACCATGCCAAATGCGAGACGGCCGAAGACCCCCATAGTCCTCGGACGGTGGGTATCCACAAAGTGCTATGGCAAGGCGCCTCGCTCTACCGGGAGGCGGCCCGAGACCCGCAGGTAACGGAGAAGTATGGCCATGGCACCCCGGATGATTGGCTTGAGCGCAACCTCTACACGAAACATAGCTACGCGGGGATTGTGCTGATGCTCTTCATCAACCTGGGCTTGTTTGGTGTAGCGGGTTTAGTGATATGGGCGGTTCAGATGCACTGGATTCCCTTCTTTGCGGCGGGGGTGATTAACGGACTGGGCCACTACTGGGGCTATCGGAACTATGAGGTGGCCGATGCCTCCACCAATCTACTCCCCTGGGGGATATTGATTGGGGGGGAAGAGCTGCACAATAACCACCACGCCTATGGTAGTTCCGCCAAGCTCTCTTCCAAGTGGTATGAGTTTGATATCGGCTGGCTCTACATTCGGGTGTTGGCGGCGTTGAAGCTGGCCCGGGTGAAAAAGGTAGCCCCCAAGCTGCTCATCCAGCCCGGGAAGCAGTGGGTGGATGTGGACACGCTCAGGGCCGTGGTGGCTCACCGCTTCCGCCTGTTGACCGCCTATGGGCGGGAGGTGATGGCTCCGGTACTCCAAGAGGAGGCGGCTCATTTCTCAGGCAACGCGCTGTACCGGCGGGCCCGTAACTGGTTGCTGCGCCATGAGGCGTTGATGGATGCCAAGGCCCAGCAGGAGCTGAGCGCCATGCTCAAGGATAATCAGCGCCTGGAGACGGTGTATCGCTTTCGCCAGCAGCTCCAGGCCCTCTGGTCCCAGGCTTGGTCTAGCCAGGAGGCGCTATTGTATGCCCTGCAGGAGTGGTGCCGCCAGGCCGAGGAATCCGGGATAAAAGCCTTGCAGGATTTCGCCCTCTCCCTGCGCGGCTATTCTCTTCAGCAGGTTTGA
- the rpmG gene encoding 50S ribosomal protein L33 encodes MRDKIKLVSSAGTGHYYTTTKNKRTTPEKLEKKKYDPVVRKHVLYKEAKIK; translated from the coding sequence ATGCGCGATAAAATCAAGTTGGTATCCAGTGCAGGTACTGGCCATTATTACACGACGACAAAGAACAAACGTACCACACCGGAAAAGCTAGAAAAGAAAAAATACGATCCAGTAGTACGCAAGCATGTTCTTTATAAAGAAGCTAAAATTAAATAG
- a CDS encoding NUDIX domain-containing protein, giving the protein MPKPITPLLAVDIIIAIKDRPNQPIVLIKRRNPPLGWALPGGFVDVGEMLEQAAIREAQEETGLKVRLEALLGCYSDPARDPRGHTISAVYAASASGVPKAADDAAEVALFLLDKLPKHLVFDHRQILTDYAHYRSTGTLAPIRQVGSS; this is encoded by the coding sequence ATGCCTAAACCTATCACTCCTCTACTGGCAGTCGATATTATCATTGCTATAAAAGATCGGCCTAATCAACCTATTGTCCTCATCAAGCGCCGTAACCCCCCCCTCGGATGGGCCCTACCGGGTGGTTTTGTCGATGTTGGCGAGATGTTGGAGCAAGCGGCAATACGTGAAGCTCAAGAGGAAACCGGGCTTAAAGTTAGGCTTGAAGCCCTCCTAGGTTGCTACTCTGATCCCGCACGAGATCCTCGTGGCCATACGATCAGCGCGGTCTACGCAGCCAGTGCTTCTGGGGTCCCTAAAGCCGCCGACGATGCGGCTGAAGTAGCCTTATTTTTACTGGACAAACTTCCTAAACATTTAGTCTTTGACCACCGCCAAATCCTGACCGATTACGCCCACTATCGCTCTACTGGAACGCTTGCGCCAATCCGCCAAGTGGGTTCAAGTTAA